Within Telopea speciosissima isolate NSW1024214 ecotype Mountain lineage chromosome 8, Tspe_v1, whole genome shotgun sequence, the genomic segment aaaaaaaaaaaaaatcatttgtcCTTATGTGGGCCTATGGGGGTAGCACCGTACCTAGCAGAGAGAGGAGTTTGGAGAGTGACGTCAGAGCCTCAgaagtagtggtggtggtggtggtggagcacaaaatccaaataaaatCTAAGAAAGACCTACTATCCCTATCTCCTTGTTTTAATACCCATCTGGTTCGCTCGGTCAAGGCCCTTACCTAGGCTGATACTATGGTTCCCAAAAATTCAGAGACTCCAAAATCCCTGTTGCCATCAAGACAAAATGCTACAAGTCCAACCAGATCCGttctttttttatggtaaaGGTGAAATTTATTCGGTAGAAGGACATGAAAAAACCGAGGGTTTCATTTACACGTAATTTATGAAGTCAAGGAGTGGAAAGTGACCAGACCATTTTACATGTCATAAATAAGCCCTTCCAAGCTGGAGAATGCACAACAAAATTAACatctctaaaaataaaaaaaatcaaaacaattgTCAAACATAGCTGATAACTAGATAATTAATATCTTCAATCATTGGCTTCAAAAGAACCGGGGGAGGCTTGGAGGAATTGGTGAGGCAATTGATCACTTCTCGACAATCTGACTCCACCAAGAGCCTCGAAAGACCAGTGGAAGAAGCGTATAGAAGACCACTACGAATGGCGAGAGCTTCCCCGAGGGATTCAGAAAAACAAAGCACCAATTCCAAGAAAGCAAAGACTTGAGCTCCACAGTGGTTCCTCCCTATACAAccaagcccagccttggaagaGTCCAAAGGAACAGCAACATCAAAGTTGATTTTGAcaaaatcaagagaagaagggagccATAGAGCCAAAACCAGAGCAACATGTAGGGGAAGGGCCGTGGAGCCTCTATGAGGATGTGATAACACCTCCCAATATTCCTAAAAGGCAATGGAAGCACAGTGGTTTACCTCTTAGGGCGTCCACTGCTTTCCATTAAAAATCAAATCGTTCCGGACCAACCAAAGGaaccaacaaataaaagaaCGGAGAGATAAAGCTTTCATACACAAATCAAGACAGGATAGTGTAATATAGGCAAAGAGTTAACATAATTAAAACTAGAGTCACCCAGCATGTCCTATTTTAGTACATCATTGGGAAAAGAAGGGGATGTGGGGGCAGGAATATGCATATCATTTAATACCATTTTaggaaaaaccaaataaaataacacgtaataataaaaactgaaaagaatCACTGAAGAAAGTATTTATCAAGCAAATTTTTAGAGTAGATGGAAATGCATAGCTGTTCCACCGAGCGGTGGGAGAGATATTCGGTTCTCAATCCCAAAGGACCCGTAACCCAACTACGCTTAGACTAGTCCCATGAAAGGAAAAGATGTCAATTGGATTCAACACAAGatccacaaaccacacaatAGGAATCAAGCTATGTCCATTTTGACAATATTGCTTTGACGGGGATTCCTGCATGTAAAACAcgccaaaaatatatatacacaagAAATGAGCATGGTAGGACGATTTTAGCCATCTAagctttttattgttttctataGCTTTTGAAGCGGAAAATTAATTTTAACTGCTCAAATTAATGCAAAAGTTCTCAATTGTTAGAATCACGCACCTTATCAAGCTGATTTTTGGATCCAATTAATCCATTCAATATATTCACCTATTATGAATTCCATTCCAATCTTCTTATCAGACACAGATGAGCAGAGAagggaaagggggaaaaaataagACAGCTGCTTTTTCTATTACTCTATAAGTAAAAGTTCCTCTACAGGAGCACATCTAGAAAGTTCTCTCTTGAAATAGTATTTGGGTTACCAATTTCTCAGATTAGTATGATTGGGCCTCGACTGAGGCAACAAACTAGTTTTTCCAATCtgctcatcatcatcttcaacattgttGAACTCAAGCCACCTCTTAGATTTGCAAAAGCTCATGAAGAAATACCCAACAACCCCAACAAGTGTCATTGAAGCACTCACTACATAGACCACTTCATTCACAATCGCCATTGCATAAATCAAAATCCCAGTTGAAACCAAACACATCACAATTGAACCTATCATTCCCATTGGTACCTGAAATGGTCTCTTCAACAAAGGATACTTCCATCTAAGCCAtataaaagaagagaactcTAATAACATACCTAAACCATACAAGAAATTCGCCACTGATATTATATTGGTGAATCCCATAAAAGAAACTCCATATGTGATGAGGGTTGATACTAAGATCCCAACCCATGGTGTATCAAACCATTTGGATCTCCATAGGAAGCATCTTGGCAAGAATCCTGTATCAGCCATACCCAGAAGCTGAAACGAACCAGTGCTCAATTGGGCTTCAAAGACTCCAATTGCAGACACTACAACACCAATTTCAATCCAGATTTTTAGCCACTCACCTGCTATCATGCCTGCAGCTTCTGCTAAGAACCCATCATCCCATCTCTCTTGATTCAATTCAAGTGACCCAGTtgtggacataagagagatcACATAGGCCAAACAAGTAAGAATTCCAGCTGAAAGAAGTGCTTTTGGGAaggttttttggggttggtcAACTTCCCCTGCCAAAGTACTCACGTTGTCCCAATAATTCAAGTTCCAGAACAGAGTATTGAAGTATAGATTCCAATCTCTTTTCATCCCTGGTTGACCCAAGTTCATCCAACGATGGGGTTCAATTTTGGGTATTGATGCAATAGCCATTACCAGAAATGGCATGAGTGAGATTGTACCTAGAGCAACTGAAGCATAACTAAATATTGTTAGGCTAGTGTAGTTAAGGAAAGATAAGATGAGGGTAGCAGAGGAGATAGCTAGAAATCGAGGAAGCCCTGATGTGAAAACAGGGAACAAGAGTTTCAAGTAGTCAATACAGAGGATTGGGTAAGAAGCATTGTTGATGACTCCACTAGAGAATTTCCATGAACCCATGAGGAAGCCCCAGAAGGGGCCAAACGCATGAGAAGCCCATATGATATAACCACCATTGCCGGGGAAAGTGGTGGCAAGCTCGGCTGTGAGGAGGGCTTGTGGGATACTCCAGATGAAAGGAAATATAAGGAAGCCAAGGATTGCGAAGAAGGGTCCGGTAGCCTTTACAGCTAATTCTTCTCCAAAAGGGCCTCCAGAAGCTTGGAAATGGATTAGGAAGATGAGAGGCAGAAGGGTTAGCTTCCTTTGATTGTTGCTGTTGATggtttcttttggttcttcaagaATCTGATGAGAGTTTCCCATTGTGAGGAGAGCTTCCAATTTGCTCTGTATGTGTGTGttttggatatatatatatatataaaggtatATTCAGTGCACTAGGCTCCGCCACTGCCGGTCTAGAGCGGATTATAATATATGCAGGTTTATCCCGTTTCTGAAAAAGCTGTTTCGGATACATGTCAGAACCCAAATAATTGGGTTATAAGCTATGAGTAAATTTTGAATGAATCAATTAAGAGGTGACACCAAgtaggaccctactgccaaagaagaaagttgggAATCTGCGTAACAAACCAGTAAGTATTCACCAACCGATTTGTAATGGAATTAATGGCCAGTGGTTTGCCCTGAACCTTTTGGTTAAGGTTTGGTATAATATAGCCCTTACCAGATTAAGGTAGGTTTGGTATGAAAAGAATTGCATGGCCACATTCTTAATTATGTATTTTAGAGCTAATTAGGTTAGTTGGATTTGTCATATTGGGAGAAGAGTTAAGGATAACCAAACAATTATGGTGTGATTTCAAAGGTCAATCGGATCTGGCTAATGGCAATTGGTTTTTTTCAAACATAGACCGAACCAGTTTGGTTCGACCAAGCTGATCAAAATCATTTGATATATTGTTATGggaagagggttctctgagcaagtggcatagagAAAAGTGCACCAATGCCGTGGGTCTAAATGATATAATATGTTAGAGAGCAGCAAGTTCATTTCATGTCAAGatgagagatagacatagaagTGTTAATGCATCCTAGTCTAGCGGCTTAGAGAACCTTTCAACATTTTTGTGGTAGTTTAA encodes:
- the LOC122670806 gene encoding probable polyamine transporter At3g13620, which codes for MGNSHQILEEPKETINSNNQRKLTLLPLIFLIHFQASGGPFGEELAVKATGPFFAILGFLIFPFIWSIPQALLTAELATTFPGNGGYIIWASHAFGPFWGFLMGSWKFSSGVINNASYPILCIDYLKLLFPVFTSGLPRFLAISSATLILSFLNYTSLTIFSYASVALGTISLMPFLVMAIASIPKIEPHRWMNLGQPGMKRDWNLYFNTLFWNLNYWDNVSTLAGEVDQPQKTFPKALLSAGILTCLAYVISLMSTTGSLELNQERWDDGFLAEAAGMIAASGYG